From one Planococcus citri chromosome 3, ihPlaCitr1.1, whole genome shotgun sequence genomic stretch:
- the LOC135840955 gene encoding uncharacterized protein in vnfD 5'region-like — MIDKKIMKIFTIFSLHLYLLPAVIWAEDFPPAQNLSSGTTLFAKIRSEGMVYVDKTAFIEKILQFSQPPFILLTRPRGFGKTTFVDTLYEFFSGNKALFDDTYIAKQIPGNWTKYPIIRLNFSFIRPINSDADIDRYREDLADRLRSIGKEHGLDPASRRYSYIDLLIEDLKRKYGQPVIVLIDEYDEIFKKVNPKDPKLFSQFMKVAIAFFHIVISQSDNLELVFITGISRLSMSDGIDGMRYGVPYMCIEDMTFNKKFSSAMGFTLDEIKSNYGPSLQRWATHDGVSTSTVIQNLTHWYDGYRFSLEDNETRVFNPISVINTFMNLKIDKYWAKSVKIDTEIERTMKMSEKKMDEFFHCKVKAKDLESLYDNEFSFEVPPAILLHNYGYLTIRKYNQSSGTVILSYPNEEIKSLMT; from the coding sequence ATgatcgacaaaaaaataatgaagataTTTACCATCTTTTCCCTACACCTGTATTTATTACCAGCTGTAATTTGGGCTGAAGATTTTCCTCCTGctcaaaatttatcatctggCACAACACTTTTCGCAAAGATAAGATCCGAAGGAATGGTTTACGTCGACAAAACTgctttcattgaaaaaatactgcAATTCAGCCAGCCACCCTTCATTTTACTCACCCGACCCCGCGGATTTGGTAAAACTACATTTGTAGACACGTTATACGagtttttttctggaaataaaGCTCTTTTCGATGACACGTACATCGCCAAACAAATACCCGGAAATTGGACGAAATATCCCATTATCcgtttgaatttcagttttataaGGCCTATTAACAGTGATGCTGATATTGATCGGTATCGAGAGGACCTCGCAGATAGACTACGCTCCATAGGAAAAGAACACGGACTCGACCCTGCAAGTCGTCGTTACTCGTACATTGATTTACTCATCGAAGATCTGAAACGAAAATATGGACAACCTGTAATCGTCCTCATCGACGAATacgatgaaatattcaaaaaagtcaaCCCAAAAGATCCTAAATTATTTTCACAGTTTATGAAAGTTGCTATCGCATTCTTTCACATAGTGATATCGCAATCAGACAATCTTGAACTGGTATTCATTACCGGAATTTCTAGGCTATCCATGTCCGACGGGATCGACGGGATGAGATACGGCGTGCCTTATATGTGTATCGAGGATATGACTTTCAACAAGAAGTTCTCTAGTGCGATGGGATTCACGTTGGatgaaataaaatcgaattatGGACCATCCTTGCAGCGTTGGGCCACTCATGATGGAGTGAGTACCTCGACTGTAATTCAAAATCTTACCCATTGGTACGACGGGTATAGGTTCAGTTTGGAAGATAATGAAACCAGAGTGTTCAATCCCATTTCTGTGATCAACACttttatgaacttgaaaatcgataaatattGGGCAAAGAGTGTAAAAATAGATACAGAAATCGAAAGGACGATGAAAATGTCCGAAAAAAAGATGgatgaatttttccattgtAAGGTAAAAGCTAAAGATCTGGAAAGTTTGTACGATAATGAATTTAGTTTCGAGGTTCCACCGGCGATTTTATTACACAATTACGGATATCTGACTATCCGAAAATATAATCAAAGCTCAGGTACCGTAATACTCTCGTACCCGAATGAGGAAATCAAAAGTTTAATGACATAA